tgtaacatttttatatttttaatagtatacatacaccctatatatattgtatttgtaaaaatattgtttcaaaatattatgtGAGAATTTGAAAGTgtaagtaaatttttaatttatttatttgaggaGTTTACCGTAACTGAGCTACTTACTACCGCTACCAATTCACTCGCGCTTACCACTCGAACTGATCctatcgttttattttttttttttttttcaactgaaaacCTACGGAAACggattaataaatttactacGTCAAGCTTACTAGttagttttcaattaacaaaggTGGAAGATTAATTCGTTATCAATcaagatttttaaataataaaaaaataataattatacaggGTTAAGTATATAGAAGAAAAGTATTCAGTTTAAGTTTGATTTAAAGTCTcatgattttcttttttttctttaacatGTCCTTTGATAACAAGGGTGCGGTCTTCCTCTCAGTCACCGTCCTCCAGGCATCTTCTTCACGTGTCCCAGCCACCTCAGACGCGACCTCTTGATGAACACCACCAAATATGTATCATAATGCTTTATGCAGAATGTCTCACACATGCCATAAACTGTCATCAAGtatttaagatattttttatatagatcctctcataataaatgattttgaatacaggaaatcgattttcattttttgatgaagATATTTCCATATAAAGATTGTCTCAGATTAAATTACGCAGGATGTCTAACACAGAAAGTCAATTTTCATCtattattaagaatattttgatataaagtaTGTCTCAGATGAAATTGTACAGAATGTTCAACACAGGAGTCAATTTTCAGCTATTGTTGAAGATACTTCCATATAAAGATTATCTCACGTTAAGTTATACAGTATGTTTAACTTAGGCAAtctaattttcttcttttgttggagatattttcatatttggaTTGTTACATGATGAATTATATAGGATGTCTAACACAGgaagtcaatttttatctactattgaagatattttcatataaagatAGTCTCACGTTaaattatacaggatgtttagTTTAGATAATCAATTTTCATCGTTTGTAGAAGATATTACTTAGGGGTTTTCCCTCAAATTTAGGGGAAAAGAAGCTGTGGGATGGGATGTTGTATTTTAAGGAGTACTTTTAGGGatttttataacctcaaacattcattttttatttcaaaatcaagCAAAATAAAAGTGTGGGAAATTATTTAATGTCATTAggtatgatttaaaaaaactcagaatCAGAAGAAGATCTGTTACTTGAATACTTGAAGTTTTCGATCATTTagaaataaagaatttaaaaaaatatattagtcgGGCCATTGGTCGTGcgttttattattcattattttactcTCTTGTTTGGaggtgaattaaaaaaaattgtttttgttcaaaaattcaatgataaaatCGTTATTATCTAAtctatactaataataataatggaaaaaatactgtGGGTGTTTagtgataattaataataacattaatcaGATGTCttaataaaatgtcaaaaagaaacgatattatttataaataaaccgataaaaatcaaatcggttgatttttacaaaagatttttttatttaaactgataATTGTTATGTAGATTGAGCCTGTTTCGTTGATCTTgagaaaatatttgacataaaatgataataatgaaaataaaagaatcgATAAAACAATATAACAAAACATGTAAAATCTGTTGGATTTAAATAGGAAAAGCTTAAATAgggaacaaaaaagaaaaatggttaaaaaatgtAAACTGGTAGACACACAAAAAGGCAAACACAACAAGCATAATAAGAAAAGTGATAAAAGACATAAGGAAAAAGAAGAACTGATACAGTAAGGAAAAAGaaaatcttaaaattatttgCATTATAAATTTGCGTCGCCTCCAGTTAGATTATAAGTGATCTTAATTGGTATCTTCATCTATGTTGGGTACTAAAAGCTATACGTGAAGATACAATGGTATTTGGTAGAGTTTCAAGAAGATGTAGAAGAAGAAACGTCTTCGAACTACAATAAAGAGTTTGACAAAGGAATTTCTAGAATACTTCATAATTTTGAAGCACAAATAATATTTAGAGTATATGAGTTATTACTTATAACGAATTATAATCAGCAATTTACAATAACTATACCGAAATAtccaattaataaattttttgtttggatttggatagttatttatgtatagtatagaaaaactgaaaaaatatacatgaatcgttatttttaataaaatatactttaaagCCTTTTgcataaatgtaaatatatactAAGAATATCATATATCAATTGTACGCgtagattttaaattttatttaaaaaactttcttCCAGCGAAGTATAACATTTCAAATCGAAATccaatctgaaataaaaataatcattaaaatataaaaatatactacTACATTTCGTGGTTATTTACTTCTTAAACCCATCAGAAATTTCATCTAGTTTCGTTGGATCTGTAACTATGGCAGTCTTGACTTGTTTCGGATCAAACAAAGAAGCGACATATTTATCCCCTACTCTATTCAAGTCTTCGGGCGttactttatttattgtttCCAAAAGAGTCCTgaaatgataaagaaaatattaaaaaaaaataaagtatacaAGGTTTTACCAATTTATAAAACTACAAGAACAACAATCAGATGAGcaataaacatttaaatttttttatcacccTTATCTACCTGAGTCATCACTGTCAAACGTCAACCGATACACAACTTcgttaataacaaataaatattctacctgaaaatggacacaacaagtgataaagTTGCTCAAACGTCACCCATTGTGACACATCAATTGGAGCGAAAACCGAGttagattttataaaacatGTGACATATTGATTAATTCTGATAGCTGAACAGCAATAAAAACAAGGCGGGTATCATGTCATCTACTCAAAATTGATAAGGAAGTGTCACATAAATTAAATCTAAAGATGcggtatataaaataaaaatttctcaccTATTGTATTTATAATCGACTTTATTAAAATAAGTCGTGAAAGATAAATCCACAACGTCACCGGTGGTTTTTTCTTTGtcgataatttcgaaaataatcgaaCTTTTGGCGGAATCTAATAAAGATTCATCCCATTGTTTATTCGATAGCTGTTTGGAAACTATATCTTTGGTTTCCTTATAAGCAGCCACTACGTTAGTGGCTCTGTAAAATACTAAATGCAATAAACCTTCGGTTACTTTAATCATCATCGAATAACCGTAAGCAAAACCTTTGCCACGGATTTGCTTCCACAGAGGACCCTAAAAATGATCGAGGAACGATTAATTGTGTAGAACGGATATaaattgaacataaaatatgtaacaaggtcataaataactataatggcgtttttttaaatcttattggtatgattagatttttttaaagattaatGTGATATATAATTAGTATAATCACCaaacaaactttttatatacattcaatttatttaatatatatactTTCTAATTTCTACAAATCAACATTTTACGATTCAAAACTTTGTTATAATGCTTTGAACGATAACAAtgcaataatttaataaattcgtagTACTATCCTTGCTAGGATCATCAGGATAGAGTAATATAATGAATCTATTGTTTTACCCTCTTTAAACGATTGtataaattgaacattttgcACATTTGTGAAAAACAGTTGCCTATACACCGATTTTATGAATTGTAACTAATATCATTGCCAGGATCACTAAGTAAGGATGTACCAGAACCTTTTAAATCGATGTTCGAGTACCTCAGAACGTTAGATTagtataaaattttggaaacttttaaagtaccataatttaataaattcgttgCAAATCCTTGTTAGGATCACAATGAATAATGTGAAATTGTGAATCGTggataaatacaaaattaataaataaaaatatatgtaaaaagtCGAATTAGTTACCTCACATTGGGTTAAATATTGCAAGTATAACATCAGAGCTGGTAAATCTGGATTATCATAAGATGATATGCTCTTAGTTGACTGTAGAAAAAAAGACGATTCTAAACACCCCATTCCTACAATACAACCCTGTTTGGGATCATCGatctcttttaataatttactgtCTGGTGTaacaaataatctaaaataaaaatatattttccaacaataataatttcaatagattCTTCAGTTGTTGGTTAAGCAACTGAGTGAAAATGGagtcaaacaaacaaaataacaagACAGTAGAAGAGTTCACTGCAGACACCTTTTTCCACCAGTTTTCTCGAGGTGTCTCTTCAAGTGTGTCACGTCCTGTTGGAACCTGTCGTCGAAACTATTTGTGCTTCCTTTAGCTAATTATTGAATGAAGAAGCTGAGtatgaaaacaaaagaaaatttagggGAATAGAGGAAAGTGGTAGAAGAAGACAATGGAAGAAATGGAAACAAGGGAAACCTAGAgacaataaatgataaataaaagaaCATTAACCTGGTAGTTGGTAAAACAACTTTTTAAGATGAAATGGTTTTAGTCAATAAAATAACTCACTTTTGTTGTTTCTGTATAACGTTAAGATctgaaggaaaaaaattattaagtggTAGTGTTGGATTTTTCAAAAGTTCCAAGTTTCCAGCTAAGTACAATACCATATTCGACGGATCTGTTATAATACTTCtcactttttccaaattttctaaaatctcTTTAGAGGAATCACCATCCAGTTTGGAAAGAACAtaatccaaaaatttattttgctgCAGCacaccatttttcaaataattgctATCTACGAAACGAATGCATATTGAAAGTAAATTTATAACAGCTGATCGAAATATTAACTCACCTTCTGAAAAACATAAACCTCTCATTATATACGAAACCATGCTTCTACCTTTACGTTTATACTGCGCCACAGAATTATTTATCTTATTGGCGATTACTTTCAATCTATCAACTGTAAATATAGTTTTGTATAGAATTTCCCTTAACCATCTCAGACCGATTTCGTATTTGGCCGCCTCGACTTGTAAAACGGCCGTTGCCGTTGTGGAATAACATCCGCACGTGAACAATCCGCTTTTACTGAGACCTAGAGATGTAGCGGCGTTAACGGTATCGTCGTTTAATTGGGCCACAACGGTTTCATAAGGAATTATTAATCCATCGCGTTCTAGAGGTAATTCGAGGATAGATTCCAGAAGAAGGGgaagatatatttttagatcGGAAGGCACTTTAGAAGTATCCAGTGCGgcgaaaatctaaaaaaaaatagttataaatacTAATAAAGACAAATATGACATGTTGTATACGAGTCAAATGGATTAATCAATATGATCATGATTACAAGGAGGCAAATTGAATGATCCTGGTGTTAAATAGTCTTTTAAGTAAAATCTTTATAATACTACTCTACAAAACAATCGTATCACAATGGTCTTTGATCATCGATAATCACTTTCAAACACTTGGCGTCTAATAATTTGGGCATCATCTCCGGGAGTTATTTTACCAAATTAATGAACCGAAAATCTTATCTCAATTATTGTTTTGACCGCTTTTCTCGATTCTGATAACGACGACCACCATTCGAGCACCTAATGCACCAAAATTTGGACATCATCTCCaaggtttttttataaaatcgcGCAAACATACCGATAATCGCATCAAATGGTTTTTTTTGCCACTTGCAATCACTTCCGACTACCTAGCGCCTTAGAATTTCGATATCATCTTCTAGGAGCTTTCCTACAAAATGAAAACAATCCCAATTTTGTGAATCCCAAACTACAGTGAGTGGACGCATTGGTTATCACACCAAACAGTCCAGTTCATTCAGGTGGTCTCTATTTTTATTCGGGTGTGACTTTCTAGGGCAAGTTTTATCCAAGGTCACGTATCAAatccaaaatttcttttataacctaaaaatgcTTTGAATGTTTAATTTGATGTTGTTTTGGTAAAAGCTTTCGTAGCTGAGATGTTTTCACTTTTGGTCTCTTCAGATTGAAAATTAGCCCTTGAGATAgacaaaaaattgacgtttcagAACGATTtggtgtttatcaaaataaaaacgaatttctgagttttaaatttaaattagtaGTCCAAATGaactatttttaattgaatttccaGATACTTTTAAAGACAAAACTTtatctatataatattttttactgttaaaACCCAATGTTTGTATTCATTTTAAACAAATCAACTGTTGAtcactttgaaaaataataacaaacacACAGTAGGACGAAAtggattcaaaatttataagtaGTTGCTTAAAAGATGACACCTCaagagaaaagtataaaaatatgatttctgaTAGCCTCTATGTATCAAATTTGGGACTTATTATTCAATTGTATGAAAGAACCTTAACTTTTGgtaataaacacattttttacaaatacataTGGAAAGTTATTGAACTAAATTGTTATAAtacgtgaaaaaaaattaaagaaacatAATATATACTCACGTAAACAAAATTTGTCTTCAGATGATCAAAATAAGTAAAAACCGGTGTATTACTCAGATCAATCTTATGAAACGACTTCGAATCACTACTAAACCTTTCGATATTgtgaaatttaattgaatttaaactaGGAATCGGTACAGAGGTAAGCATATCTTGAGGAGGTTCTCTTTCGTTATGTTCAATAGCTTTTGCCAAAATTTCACCCTTCATCTTCAAACCAGTTTCCGTAAGGGTTTGTATCTGTTGTTctattctttctttttctttatttgacaTTGTTTGTTGTTCTTCTATACTAGGGTGACATTGAAGAGACACGTATTGTCTGTTTTTAACAAGATATTTATCCAAAAGATCTAACCAGAAAGATTGAGGTTCTTCTAAAAGTTTTGATATATCTGTGAGAGGGTTTATACGTTGCTCTAactgaaattgtaaaaaatatatataggaGATTAATGTAATTCGCTACTATCCGATACTATtagcataaaaataaaaatataagtactaaaacaataaatttttatcttgtaaacaaaaaaataaataataaatgattgtaCAACACCTGCTTAAGGtttgtgaatatttaaaaactttttaaataaagtcACATAACTAATAAACTTACATCTTCTTTGGTGTGTCCATACAACATATGTCCGAGAATCATAAATGCAATGGTGTAATGCGGAGAATTTTCCAAACTGCTCAAACTTTCCAATTTATATTTGTTGATAATACTATGTAGTTGAACCAtatctatacttttattttttatgatatttttcaatgcTTCTTTCAATTGTGGCCCTACCTCTGACAACTTTTCAATAGGAACGTCCTCAAGCAggatagaaaaacaaatttctgaattttccaTAACAGTGTATGATACCTATAAATGTTTACATAaattagtagttcaaatgaactattttcaatagatcatgattttgaataaattagataaatttccttgattttttatatctttcgaTAGAAAATGGGTCCttaaaacaagcaaaaaattgatttttcaaccTATTCtgatatttatcaaaatcaaataaaatttctgacTTTTCCATAACAGTGTACGATACCTATAAATAATGACAAACTAGTAGTTCAAATGGACTATTTTTGATAGATCatgatattgaataaattatagcTAAATTCCCTTCATTTTTGATCTCTTTTCGTTTTAAATAGGTCCTTAAAACagggaaaaaattgatttttctatcTATTTCCATTTCCACTTTTTGGATATAAATCATAGATTTCTTGCAAACTACAGTAGCTCGAGAAAAAATTTCAGACTATCCTGTGTGAACTTACCTTACTGGCATACGGGTCTTCAATCTCGACAAACTGCTTTGGTAGAGGTGACACAGAATATTCagtcaaatattttaataataattgcgTAGCTTGAACAATGTATAAAGAAGTAACAGAAGAAGCACCTCTCCAAGCAAAACAGAATAAACCATTTTTCTCCTCATCTGAAGGATATTTTACTACAATATCCTTTGGTTCAGTTAATGGAGGTACTGGAGACTGCCATGGTCGTTGGAAAGGTCCTCTTGGTccctaaaaataaataaaaaaaaacataaaaattttgttacatctttaaaattatattataccTTAGATATAATTTTAGTTTCTAATTTTTCCAAAGCTTTAAACACTTCATTGGGTTTTACTTGTCcagttataacaatttttaaattttcaggGCGATAAAATTCCTTGTGGAAATTTTTTACCTAGAAAAATAATGGTTGCAACTTCTTAGAccttagaattttttttttttttgataaatcgtcttgatttcaGATCTCTTTTGATACAAACTGGTTTaaaaagatgtaaaattttattattaatcaaaatattttgttaaagacaGAAACAGGTccaaacatgaaattttttcctatgttttcaaagtaattttctatcaaaagagacctaaagtAAAATCtatttaccaagaaaaaaaaattaagaaatacaTTGTTGATTAAATCCTACTTTCACATTATTTGTAGATTCtcttaaatttttcataattcctCCAGTTTCGGATGAATATCCGCATTTTCCAGGATAAATATTCCTAGCAACAGTTAAGTACATTCGGCTCTCGGCAGAATTTTCCCTGCCCTGCATTTCACAATACACTACACCAGCATTAGTACCTTCTGGGGTGATATGGTGGACTTCAGTAACAAATGCTTCATCCTTCAAATGAAAACCATAATAAAAGTGttccaattatataaaaattaacatacaTGTAAAGTAGGATATAAAATATGCTCTAAATATATGGGCAATAATGATAAAAAGCCTTCACTCCCAGCTGTTTCCATAGTATAACAAGTATGGTCTGTATCAGTCCAAGCATTTGTACCAGAAGCTAAGCATCTATTTGCCAATAAATCTAATACACCTTTATAGGGGTAATCTTCACTTCCCAAAAATATAAGATGCTCCAAAGTATGTGGTAAGCCATCATCATCAAAAGCTTCCGTTGCTATGAATAATTAATCattacaattataaattataagaaaattatttccaaaatatagataaaataatcaCAATAGCATGTTATTCACCttctaatctatttttaaatttctaaatgtaTCAGctaaattacatttaaaaataaaacaactcaatttttttcaaaattataaataattaaaaatcgatTTGGCATACCTAAACAAAAGTAACCATTTACAATAGGTCCTTCCACTTCTGCTATAACTACGGTAATTCCTGTTTCTTTTGATACATATTCCGAAACAGGAATCCTGTTGTAGGCTTGTAAAGAATATAAAagttcaaaatttctcatatttataGTTGGAGTGTTATCAACCGGTGGCATATTCGTACAATTCAAGAAGTAACTCTATATTAATGGAATTGATGAGTGTGAATTAAAAATCTTCACAAAGAAACAGCAAtacaagtttaattttttaactttaagcACTATGTTaacttaaattcaaaatttgcaCTGTTGTACAAATAATATCGATGACAGCTATATTGGATCACTTAAGTCAGCTGGCTAGTGACAGCATCTCCAACAAAATGGCTTGTCAAATTTCATTTGTGTGTTGAGAGATGTTGAAGAACAGGCAGTTTACCTGTGATTGAACTAACTTTAAAACATTTCTATTATTTACTTTCATGAGACTTTCAAAGAATATACAAATAtcataataataagatattCAGTCAAAATTTATATCTGGCAACTTTGCTTTTATACGCGTATTGGAAAATTGTAGGAATCTGCTAAAGAATTTTTCACATATCGATAATGTTCACAATATCGACAACAGATGGCTAAAATTATTAGTGACATCAAAGAAGTAAACTTCACATAAAAATACATGTGTGAGAAAGAGAAAACTAACCTAGTATCTGTATCTCAGTACCTTTGCTTTTGagtcttaaaaaaatatttttttgcgaGTGGACTCTTTGTGACCTCATTCAGGTTATTTGTATAGAATATACAAATATCAAGAGACATATTTCGACATGTTCCTAAAAGTATTAGTAATGTTGAACGAGTAGCTTATTCTGTCCCTCCTTCACGGAAATAGAGACTTTTAGTTTCTTCAAATtagatcattttaaaaaaagtgaaaagttaCGTTCGATTAATACTTATTAATTAGTAACGtctatatttgtaatttttggtACATGGATtgatacttaagttttgaatcactaaaagtaacattttttgCTGGACTACTTGAACTGTGCCTTATGCCCAGAGATATTCTCAAAAGCTCTTATAAAAACTGCAAAGACTTTTTGAGGTTGTTTATTAgaattactataaaataatttggttTAGAATATTTGAATGCTGTCCATTGGTGCTTCCGAAACTGAGGTATGTCTTTATGAACATGATGCTGGTATCCATATAAATCAATAGATTGTTATgctgattattattttttaaagaaaatttgcaTAGCTTCggataattatattaaatgcaAATTTGAACTGGCTGTATTCTATCACACAATGAAAACTAGTATAATTACAAGTTTCAATGTGGAACAggttaatttattgttttctctaTATCTTATagttaaaacagtttttatttagaaagggtgaaataaaacaactttataaacattaaatatcaacAGAgatttatttgatcacaataACGCAGAGACAATAagacaataattataataaaattgggTGTAGTTCTGAAAATATAATCTGACCTTCTTTAaagttataacaattttaattattatttctgaaaatattgatttgagaaatgaaaatttcagacAAAAAATGGAACCCATTAAAAAGCTTACACACCTAGAGGAGGTTCCAGTAGACTCCTGCCAAGATATTTTGGATTATAATAGCCAAAGGAATAggtttatgtaaaaaatgtatacgACCTTTTTTGTAGtgctttttatgagcttcattttttgtatgaaactttttttctctaaaatcaatatttacggagatattgaataaaattgtttcaacTTTTATGCATGGATGGTAAATGAAGCTTTATCAGTAAAAATCCTTTTAGGGATTATATTCTCTAACAAGGACAAGTTTTGGCATCAATCTCAGAAAAATAGGGGTTTGATCTTTTCGGAACT
The window above is part of the Diorhabda sublineata isolate icDioSubl1.1 chromosome 3, icDioSubl1.1, whole genome shotgun sequence genome. Proteins encoded here:
- the LOC130440954 gene encoding uncharacterized protein C05D11.1-like; its protein translation is MPPVDNTPTINMRNFELLYSLQAYNRIPVSEYVSKETGITVVIAEVEGPIVNGYFCLATEAFDDDGLPHTLEHLIFLGSEDYPYKGVLDLLANRCLASGTNAWTDTDHTCYTMETAGSEGFLSLLPIYLEHILYPTLHDEAFVTEVHHITPEGTNAGVVYCEMQGRENSAESRMYLTVARNIYPGKCGYSSETGGIMKNLRESTNNVKVKNFHKEFYRPENLKIVITGQVKPNEVFKALEKLETKIISKGPRGPFQRPWQSPVPPLTEPKDIVVKYPSDEEKNGLFCFAWRGASSVTSLYIVQATQLLLKYLTEYSVSPLPKQFVEIEDPYASKVSYTVMENSEICFSILLEDVPIEKLSEVGPQLKEALKNIIKNKSIDMVQLHSIINKYKLESLSSLENSPHYTIAFMILGHMLYGHTKEDLEQRINPLTDISKLLEEPQSFWLDLLDKYLVKNRQYVSLQCHPSIEEQQTMSNKEKERIEQQIQTLTETGLKMKGEILAKAIEHNEREPPQDMLTSVPIPSLNSIKFHNIERFSSDSKSFHKIDLSNTPVFTYFDHLKTNFVYIFAALDTSKVPSDLKIYLPLLLESILELPLERDGLIIPYETVVAQLNDDTVNAATSLGLSKSGLFTCGCYSTTATAVLQVEAAKYEIGLRWLREILYKTIFTVDRLKVIANKINNSVAQYKRKGRSMVSYIMRGLCFSEDSNYLKNGVLQQNKFLDYVLSKLDGDSSKEILENLEKVRSIITDPSNMVLYLAGNLELLKNPTLPLNNFFPSDLNVIQKQQKLFVTPDSKLLKEIDDPKQGCIVGMGCLESSFFLQSTKSISSYDNPDLPALMLYLQYLTQCEGPLWKQIRGKGFAYGYSMMIKVTEGLLHLVFYRATNVVAAYKETKDIVSKQLSNKQWDESLLDSAKSSIIFEIIDKEKTTGDVVDLSFTTYFNKVDYKYNRTLLETINKVTPEDLNRVGDKYVASLFDPKQVKTAIVTDPTKLDEISDGFKKLDFDLKCYTSLEESFLNKI